The Vibrio coralliirubri DNA window GAATGCTCGATACATCCTTGTCTGAATTATCAACCGGAAGGCCAGCACCCTGTGCATCACCTTGAGCTTGTACAAATACAGCTGTGGTTAGTGCAGGGACTGTGAAGGTTTCAGCGGCGAAGCTTGCACCTTTTACAATGTCATCTTCAGAGCTTTGTTGAACGGTGTGAAGTGTAAAGCCTGTTGCTCCCGTGATTTTGAACGATTGAGATTCATTGGTTGAGTTTACAACTGCCACAATCGCATCATTTGCAGGGTCAAGATCGTCGCCCGCAGACACACCATCATCGATCGACATGACAATCAGGCCTTCGACTTGATCTTCGCCAACGTTACGGAAGTCGACACGCTTCATAACTTCGTCAGCTGTATCTAAGCGGAACAGTTCGCTTGAGCTACGGATCTTTAATAGCTCTAGGAATTGCTGCTTAGTTAACTCAATGTCGTCTGCGTCTGGTTTAGCCGCGCTGTCAGCAATGATAGTTTTGATCAGATCCCAGTTGGCACCATCTTTGTCTTCACGTGGTAAGCCAACATTCCAGTTGTTGTCAGTACCGTCAAACATGACGCGGTTATACCAGTCACCAGAATCGTAAGAGTCGCGCTGCATTGATTTAGAACGCAGCAGTTCAGACCCCATATGGATGAATGGTATGCCTTGGCCTAACATCACGGTAGAAAGCGATACAGACTGCATGCGAGCACGCTCTGCAGAGCTAGTACCTGTGGCGATTTTGTATGCGTTGTTATCCCAAAGCGTTTGGTTATCATGTTTCGACACGTAAGAGATGTTCTCTGAAGGCATCTTGGTGTAACCAGCTGGCGCGCCGTTGTAATCAACGTTTTTACCCAGTTTGGTATCGCCTTTGTAATCGATCAGCACGTATTCTGCGAGGTTACCTGCCATACCCAAACGAACAAGGTCTTGGTTGTGCAAGCGACCGTTGATTGAATCTTGATCAACTTTAGTTTCTTCATTGGCAATCGCTGCGTTACCAAAGCCTTGGTTAAAGCGAAGTGGGTGGTTGCCTTCTGAATCGACGCCACCGTCGAACGGGCTACCACCACGAACGGCATCACGCAAGCGGTCTGAGAAGGTACCGATTTCTGTACCTGCCATGTTGATTTGGTTCGCTTGATCGAAGCGTGCGTTATCCGCTACTTCGCCAAAGTCCCAACCTTCACCGTAGAACAGAGTGTTCGGGTCGATTTGGCGCACTTCTTCCAATGCTTCTACCATTACGCCTTTCGGCTGGTGGCCCATTAAGTCAAAACGGAAGCCGTCCACTTTATAGTCGTCAGCCCACACCTTAAGTGAGTCGACCATCAATTTACCCATCATCAGGTTTTCGGTCGCAGTGTTGTCACAACAAGTCGAGTTTTCGACGCCACCAGTGTTGACGTTAAGACGGTGATAGTACCCAGGGACAATCTTATCCAGTACCGACTTATCGTTCACACCAGACGCGTTGGTGTGGTTGTATACCACGTCCATGATCAGCTTGAGATCCATGTCGTGCGTGGCTTTCACCATCTGACGGAATTCGAGAATACGCTGTGAACCATTAGGATCGGTCGCGTAACTTCCCTCTGGCACCGTGTAATGGAATGGGTCGTAGCCCCAGTTGAAGCTATCAAGCATACGAAGGTCATTCATTAATGCTTGTGCGTCACCCGTTGAAGGGTCATAACCATCGAGTACATCTTCGATGACTTTGTTTTCGTCTTCGCTTCCACATAAGGCAGCAGTCGGTTTTACATCACACAGTTTGCCTACGGTGTCGGTGATATCAACACGGCTCGCGGCATCTTCATCAACGGTAGCGATATCAAATGCTGGTAAGATATGCAGCGTAGTTAAACCTGCTTCTTGCAGTGCCTGTAGGTGTTTGACCGACTCACGATCTGCTTCTGTGAGAGCGAGGTATTTTCCATTTAGGTTAGCTGTGCCTAGCTTATCGCTGAAACTAAAATCACGTAGGTGAGATTCGTAAAGTACATGGTCTTCGTCTTTCTCTACGGTTGGTCGTTGGTAGTTGTCCCAGTTCGCTGGTTTCAAGGTTGAATCATTCAGGTCAATCACTTGAGAATATGCAGAGTTTTTCGATAAACTGAGTGAGTAAGGGTCCGTTACAAGGCGAGTTTCGATGTTGCCTGTGGTTGGATGGTAGACCTTCACTTGGTAACGATAGTAACTGTTGACTGCATTAGACACCGCGTCAGTGGCCCAAATACCCGTCTCAGTGTTTTCCGTCATTGGGATCACTTGTGAACTTTGAAGATCTTCGCTGTAAAGCACGAGTTCTACATCTTGCGCGGTTGGTGCCCAAAGCTTGAAGGTCGCTGCACTGCCTTCAACAAGCGCGCCTAGTTCTTCACTCATCGCATTACCAGCACCTTCGCTAGCAAATACCGCATCAAGTACACCAGGCTTTTGAACCTCAGTTGAAGAGATAACATCGCCATTAGTATTGTAGGCAACAAAAATTATCTGAGATTTTAAGATAGCGCGAAGTGTGCTGTCGTCAACGTCAATAGCCAAGGCAGGTAAGCTTGCAAGGTGGCGGAAACGCTCTTTCAATTCAGTAGAAAGCTCTCCGTCTTTGCTCAGTTCAATTGCAGTGCCACCGACAATCTCTTTGTCGTCGTTCATCGTGATGCTGTTATCGAGTGCGTAGAACAGTTTCACAGAGTCGGCATTGCTAGCGGCTTCCCAAGCAATGGTGGTCGCATCTAACCAATGTGCTTTTTGACCATCAATATTGACTGGGCGCTCTGAAATTGGGTCGTAATATAACTCGCTGCTGCCATGGAACCCGAATACACCTTGTGAATCACCAAGCTTAGTTAGCTCGATTTTAGAATTGGCACTGCCAAACGCTTTTTCGTCGCCATTATGTAAGATGAAGTTCATGCATTTATGTGGGTCAGAAGCATCAGGATCGACTTTCAACACATAGTAAGCACCATAAGTATCGCTGATACCATCGTATTCGTAAGGGCTGTTCCAATCGGTTCCGGTTTCACTCAATCCCATACCGACTAAGTCTGTGCTAGTACAGCCTTCGCCATTCCACAGGTGAAGTCCCCAACCGTCGTAAGTAGAGCCTGAAGTGCTTGCGGCTGCAACATCACGTTTGTAATAAACAACAACTTCGTTTTCGCCTGCTTTGTATAAGCCATCATTGCCTGCGTCGATGTCATTGTCGCTATCACTGCCACAACCTGCGATCAAAGTAGCGGTGAATAGCGGTAAAATTGCTTTGGCTAAAGGCTTTGTTGCGTAATTCAATGGAACTAAATCAAGAACCTACGATCTGATCAGCTACCTCCACTCTATCTCGTAGTCCTATGCCTAAGCCTCGTTATAAAACAACCAACTGGAAGCAATACAACCGATCACTCATTAACCGTGGTTCTCTGACTTTTTGGATTGATGAAGAAGCAATAAGCGGATGGGCGCAAAGCAAACAGAATAAGCGCGGTAGGCCGCGTCGGTTCAGTGATTTAGCTATCACGACAGCACTCATGGTCAAACGAGTTTTTTCTATGCCATTGAGAGCGCTGCAAGGATTTATCGACTCGATATTTAGGTTAGCCCATGTACCGTTAAGTTGTCCGCATTACACCTGCATCAGTCGTAGAGCCAAGCAAGTTGAGGTTTCATTTAAGACTAAAACGAGAGGAGCGATACAGCACCTAGCCATTGATGCTACTGGCCTTAAGGTTTATGGCGAAGGTGAATGGAAAGTCAAAAAACATGGGACGGATGGCAAGCGTAGAGTCTGGCGAAAGCTGCATATTGCAGTCGATACCAACACTCATGAGATCATTGCCGCCGAGCTAAGTTTATCGACGGTTACAGATGGAGAAGTACTCCCGAACTTACTGAAACAAACACGCCGAAGTATCCTTGAGGTGTCTGGTGATGGCGCTTACGACACGAGAGCGTGTCACGCTGCTATTAAGATTAAGGGAGCTATTGCGCTTATTCCCCCAAGAGAAGGGGCTGCCTTCTGGGAGCGTGGTCACCCTCGAAATTTCGCCGTGGGTTGCCAGAAATTATACGACTCAAATAAGTATTGGAAAGAGCGGTATGGATACCACAAACGTTCACTCTCAGAAACAGCGATGTATCGAGTTAAACAGTTGCTAGGAGGGAAACTGAGCTTAAGAAATTACAATGCCCAGGTGGGTGAAACTTACGCGATGATAAAAGCGTTGAACAAGCTTACTGGGTTAGGTATGCCTGAAACTTGTCGTATTGACTAAGAAACAAGCGAAACGGGTTGGCTCTATCTCTAAATTTAATTACGCAACAAAGCCTTGGCTAAAGTAGAGCGCTTGAAGCTTCTCTTTTTGGGCACATTGAAGGTATTTCGTAGAGAGATAATTTTATTAATATTTATGTTGTTCACGTTTTGATATCCATATTTCACTTTTTATTGAAGATAAATATCCTAGCTTTAACCAAGGTCAACTATTTGTGATGGCAATGTATAAAGTTATTTTTAATTCGTAAATATAGGAAACCTAGTGTCAATATCACGCTTTGTATTTGGTTATTGTTAAATTAATTGGATCAATGGCTCATTTGTTTAATATCAATAATGTAGGGCGTAGAAGCTAGGCGTAGTTAATAAGGATGAGAGCTCATCCTTATAAATGTGAGTAATATATCGAATTGAGAGAGTGTTAATTTAATTTTGGAATTAAGTTATCTATCAATTAATTGAAGGGGAGTTGTTCGATTATTAACATTGATAGATATATTATCCATTTAAGGATAACACCCAAGCCAAAGACGCCAGCGGTTTCAATTCAATATTAAAACTGCCAACACTGTTCTCAATGTCGAGCACTTGTTGCGCTATGCCTTCAATATGTTCATTGAGTATGTAATGACCATCAACTAATTTGAGTTTTTGAATGACGTCATGTGAAATCTCTAAGTGAATACTTTCGGTGGTATGTTGGCTGAAATTAGCAGCAACAATGGTTAGCTCTTGGTGGTCATAGCGCAGAAATGCGTAGACTGAATCACTCAAGTTACTGCACTGGTGTAAGTCTTGGTAATCACCTGTCATCGACGAGTGCTCTAGCGAAAAGTTCATTACCTTTTGATAGAAGTGACGCAGTTGCTTTTCTTTATTGGTTAGTAACTCACCATCGAACGCACCATTATTCATCCACTTTTGGTGTTGTGGGACGCCAATGTAGTCAAATATGGAAGTTCGTGAGGGCTGTCCAAAGCCTGCATTCTCTGCACCGAGTTCTCCGACTTCTTGCCCAAAGTAGATCATGGTTGGAGAACTACTCAATAACGCGCTGACTAGCATCGCAGGCTTCGCGACATGTGGATTGCCAACGAACTCGGGAGAAGCGATGCGTTGCTCATCGTGATTGTCCAAGAAATGCAGCATGTGATGTTCAATATCCATCATTTGATGTTGGATTTCAGGGATGATTGCCGTTGAAGCCTTGCCTTGCATGATGGCTTTGAGACCATCGTACAGATCTACCTTGTCATAGAGGTAGTCCATTTTGCCTAAGTGAATATAGTCGCGGTACAAGTCCGGCTGATACACTTCTGCCATCAGAAAGGCATCTTGGTTTTTCATCTTTATTGATGAGTTTAGGTAGCTCCAAAACTCAACAGGCACCATTTCAGCCATGTCGTAGCGGAATCCATCAACGCCTTTGTCTAACCAGAATAAGGCGATGTCTCGGAACTTAACCCAAGAGCTAGGCACAGCGACCGATTCCCAGAATTGGTGATGCTCTCGGTAATCGCGTTGGGCATAGTTTTTGGGGAGCTCAGGGAAATCTTTTGAACCGTCAGGGCGCACACCGTAATTGATCTTCACGGTTTCATACCAATCGTCGAAATTAGGTTTAGCTAAGCGTGATCCATTGCCCGTCCATTTGGCGGGCGTCTCTATAAAAGGGGAGCTTAGGCTAGGGTGCTGTTCACCACCTAGCGGCGTAAAGACGGGCTCTATGTCTGGCAATTCAAAGGTGCTGTTGGGAATGTAGTAAAAGTTATTGTCTTTGTGGTATTCCAGCGTTGTGTCATCTTGAGCGCCGAAGTCACTGACACCTTCTGGGTTGTTTAAACCTTTATAATGACGCGCAACGTGATTCGGTACGATATCGATAATCACTTTTAAACCATTGTCGTGACTTCTTTTGATTAGTGCCTCGAACTCTTCCAAACGGCGATCAGGATTCTCAGCGAGGTCTGGATTGACTGAGTAGTAATCTTTTACCGCATAAGGTGATCCTGCTCGGCCTTTACCACGCTTGGGTGATCGTCTGAAATCCCGATGTGTTTGTAATCATTGATGATGGCGTGATGTGGCACTCCGGTATACCAAATATGAGTCATACCGAGTTTGCGGATTTCAGACAGCGCTTTGTCGGTAAAATCACTGAACTTACCGACGCCATTTTGCTCGATTGTGCCCCATGGAACATGTTGGGTGTTTTTATTGCCAAATAAACGCGTAAAAACTTGGTAGATGGCGTACTTTTGGTTGTACATATTTATAATTCCTTTAACTTCCATCATGTTATGTAGGGATGAAAGGGCTTGTTTATTCTTTGCAGGCTAACCGAATTACAATGTGCCTTACTCATCCTTATCAAAATCTACAGGGCGTAATTGCTACAGTATGTGAGCTGTTGCCCAAAAGGAGTCATGTTGTCTTCATCTATTCAAATCGTTATCACCTATTTGGTTCTGGTGGCGGTATCTGTGTTGTTTACAGAAAGTTCTAAAGCGCTGTTGGTGTGGTATTTGGTTATCGGTGTGGTGACGTTTTTTGTGTACGCAAAAGACAAGCGAGCAGCGATCAATGGTAATTGGCGTGTGCCAGAGAAAACCTTGCACATCTTTTCTGTTGTTGGTGGCTGGCTAGGGGCGTTGATTGCTCAAGATAAGCTGCGTCATAAAACGCAGAAGCAGCCGTTCAGATCTATCTATTGGCTGACAGTGGCAATGAATGTTGCGACGTTTGTGTGGACGTTAACACCGAGCGGTCAGGCGACATTTGGGCGCTGGCTTAGCGAGGTTATTGGATACTTGTAAATTGATGGCTAGTAATCACTTACTAACCATCATAGGGAAGCTATCTGGTTACAACATCGGAATCGTTGAGGCTAGAAGCAAGCCCGCCATACCGTAGTTAAAGCTTTTGATGCGAACGGGTGTGGTTAACCAGTGTTGCAGTTGCTTGCCTGCAGCTGTCCAGAATGTCACTGACGGTAAGTTGGCTAGCGTGAAGATACCTGCGATGATTGCAAGCTCCCACCATGAACTGCCGCTGCTATAGACTGAAATCGCCGTCAGCGCCATCGACCATCCTTTAGGGTTCACCCACTGAAAACTTGCCGCGCCGATGAAGGTCATTGGCTTATAAGCCTCGGTGCTTTTGGCTTTGCCGCTCAATGCTATCTTAATCGCTAGGTACACGAGGTAAGCAAGGCTTAGGTATTTCAAGATTTGGTGAGTAACCGGATAAGCGTTGAAAATGCCCATTAAACCGAAGCCAACTAACAGCAACATGGCTGCGAACCCTAGAGCTATGCCGAGCATGTGCGGAATGGTACGCGCAAAGCCAACATTCGCACCAGAAGTCATGAGCATGATGTTATTTGGACCTGGCGTGAAGGTCGAGACGAACGCAAACAAGGCAAGTGCGCTAAGTTGTTCTAAAGGCATTATGGTTCTCCAGCAAAAAAATGAACGAAGTGACTGACCGGTCATGACTTTCACGTGTTGAGAAACATAGTAGGTGGAAAGTGAGGCAATTATGTGCTTTTATTTCCTCTATTATCACTAAATGCACAATAATAAGTACTTATGGATAGATTTGACGAAAGGATATTGCAAGAGCTTAAATTGGACGGCAGAATCTCCAACATTGAGCTTTCAGAACGGATTGGCTTGTCGGCTTCTGCGACCTTAAGACGCGTCCAGGATCTTGAGCGTAAAGGCATCATTCAAGGTTACCGTGCGGTTCTGGATAATGGGCTGATGGGGGTCGGTTTTATTGCTTATGTTTCGATTGGTTTATCAAGCCACAGCAAAGCGGCTCAGCTGGAGTTTGAACAGCACGTCAGTATGGAAAAAGAGGTGGTGGAGTGCCACAACATTACTGGAGCCAACGAGTACTTACTAAGGGTAGAAACCAAAGACCTACCGGGCTATAAGAAATTTCATGCCGATGTGCTTGGGGAATGTGCTCAGGTGCAATCGATTACGACTATGGTTGTGATGGATACACCTAAAGACGAGCGCTAGTCGAGTTTTATTTCAGGAGAGGCGCAGTGCCAAATACCAATCAGTTGTTATTGTTCTTAGATGTGGTTCAACAAGGGTCGTTTACCAAAGCGGCAACCTTACATGACATGGACAACTCATCACTCTCTAAACAGATCAAAAAGCTTGAGCAAGATTTAGGTGTTCAGCTGCTGAACCGCTCTACACGATCGTTTTCTTTGACGTCGGCGGGAGAAGATATTCTCGCACAAACCTATGTGCTGAAAGACACCATTAATCAGATTCAAGGCATTGCAGATTCATACCAGTCTGAACCCAAAGGCGTGCTGCGAATTACTTCACCGATCTATTTTGGGCAGCAATATTTGCAACCTATCATCACTCAGTTCATGAGAAAGTACCCGGATGTTCAGATTGTACTCTCACTAGACGATAAGATCGCCAACATCATTGCAGGACAGTTTGATATCGCGTTTCGCTTCAGTAAGCTGGTTGAATCGAATTTGATTGCGAAGAAGATTGCCGACAGTAACTTCATGTTGGTCGCATCGAACGATTTTGTGAAGGAGCACGGTGAACCGAAAACGCCACAAGATTTGCTCGCGCTACCTGCTGTGATTTATACCAATGGAGATATGACGGTTGATCATCTGCGTATCAGTGAAGAGCCGCATGGCGACACTTTTCAAAGCCTGACGATTCGTGGCAACTATAAGGTGAGTGATGTTCGCACCATGGTCTCTTGTGTGAAAGATGGCTTAGGATATGGCTTCCTTGATCAATCAAACCTGTATGCCTCAATGAAAGAGCTCGGCTTAGTCACTTTACTTCCTGATTACCCGATTTCGACGATTGATACTGCAATCTACGCTGTGTATCCGCACCGTAAACAGACCAAACTGGTCAAAGAGTTCATTACCACGGTTCAAGACTATATCGGCTCTCCGACGATTTGGGAAAAGATGCAGCAAGGTTAGCTGGATTTCTAATCGTTCAAACATAAAAAAGGAGCCTGATCGTCGAACGATCTGGCTCCTTTTTTATTGTTCCTGCTATAACTGATTTACAATGTAAAGCTTAGCTATAGCTGGTGTGAACGGCTCATATTCACTAATACCTATTAATGCTCCTGAATCACTTCTTTACCACTCGGATAAGCTTTGGTACCTAGTACATGACCATCAACTTCTTTGCCATAGTAACCTTGGTGGTTGTGGTAACGCTTAGTATTTCCGGCAACATCACCCTTGTATCGAGGATCTTGTGGGCGTTCATGACTATTCACAAATGCAGCCACATCCCATGCATCTTGAATCGAAAGTTGCTGGCTCTTTCCAAGCGGCATGTTTTCATAGATAAAGTAGGCAGCGGTGTTCACGCGGTGCATACCCGCGCCCCAGTTATACGCGTTTTCGCCCCACAGTGGTGGGAAGTATGAACGGCCGTCTGATCCTTTAATGCCTTCACCATTTTGACCATGACAGGTTTGGCAGCTGGTTTGGTAAACCTTTTCACCACGCGCTATTGACGGCTCTTGTTCAGGGTTATCAATCTTAGGGTAGCCACGCCCAGCCAACTTACTGCGATCATCGATTGGGTATTTGCTTAACAGCTCTTCAGGAAGAGGGAAGCTTTCTGCTTTACCACCGACTTGTAAGTCAGCATCGCTGATCTCAGGAACGGGTGTATCTTGCATGCCGTTCTT harbors:
- the pulA gene encoding pullulanase-type alpha-1,6-glucosidase, with product MNYATKPLAKAILPLFTATLIAGCGSDSDNDIDAGNDGLYKAGENEVVVYYKRDVAAASTSGSTYDGWGLHLWNGEGCTSTDLVGMGLSETGTDWNSPYEYDGISDTYGAYYVLKVDPDASDPHKCMNFILHNGDEKAFGSANSKIELTKLGDSQGVFGFHGSSELYYDPISERPVNIDGQKAHWLDATTIAWEAASNADSVKLFYALDNSITMNDDKEIVGGTAIELSKDGELSTELKERFRHLASLPALAIDVDDSTLRAILKSQIIFVAYNTNGDVISSTEVQKPGVLDAVFASEGAGNAMSEELGALVEGSAATFKLWAPTAQDVELVLYSEDLQSSQVIPMTENTETGIWATDAVSNAVNSYYRYQVKVYHPTTGNIETRLVTDPYSLSLSKNSAYSQVIDLNDSTLKPANWDNYQRPTVEKDEDHVLYESHLRDFSFSDKLGTANLNGKYLALTEADRESVKHLQALQEAGLTTLHILPAFDIATVDEDAASRVDITDTVGKLCDVKPTAALCGSEDENKVIEDVLDGYDPSTGDAQALMNDLRMLDSFNWGYDPFHYTVPEGSYATDPNGSQRILEFRQMVKATHDMDLKLIMDVVYNHTNASGVNDKSVLDKIVPGYYHRLNVNTGGVENSTCCDNTATENLMMGKLMVDSLKVWADDYKVDGFRFDLMGHQPKGVMVEALEEVRQIDPNTLFYGEGWDFGEVADNARFDQANQINMAGTEIGTFSDRLRDAVRGGSPFDGGVDSEGNHPLRFNQGFGNAAIANEETKVDQDSINGRLHNQDLVRLGMAGNLAEYVLIDYKGDTKLGKNVDYNGAPAGYTKMPSENISYVSKHDNQTLWDNNAYKIATGTSSAERARMQSVSLSTVMLGQGIPFIHMGSELLRSKSMQRDSYDSGDWYNRVMFDGTDNNWNVGLPREDKDGANWDLIKTIIADSAAKPDADDIELTKQQFLELLKIRSSSELFRLDTADEVMKRVDFRNVGEDQVEGLIVMSIDDGVSAGDDLDPANDAIVAVVNSTNESQSFKITGATGFTLHTVQQSSEDDIVKGASFAAETFTVPALTTAVFVQAQGDAQGAGLPVDNSDKDVSSIPPYGQTTVYVRGDMNGWGATDDWAMSFVANGVYSVTGNLEAGDYGFKFADADWKTPNFGCDSVELADGSIDLGTDGNCQLSVTETGSYTFTLNAIHELDDDVDSPVVSVTKN
- a CDS encoding IS5 family transposase; this encodes MPKPRYKTTNWKQYNRSLINRGSLTFWIDEEAISGWAQSKQNKRGRPRRFSDLAITTALMVKRVFSMPLRALQGFIDSIFRLAHVPLSCPHYTCISRRAKQVEVSFKTKTRGAIQHLAIDATGLKVYGEGEWKVKKHGTDGKRRVWRKLHIAVDTNTHEIIAAELSLSTVTDGEVLPNLLKQTRRSILEVSGDGAYDTRACHAAIKIKGAIALIPPREGAAFWERGHPRNFAVGCQKLYDSNKYWKERYGYHKRSLSETAMYRVKQLLGGKLSLRNYNAQVGETYAMIKALNKLTGLGMPETCRID
- a CDS encoding DUF1294 domain-containing protein, whose translation is MLSSSIQIVITYLVLVAVSVLFTESSKALLVWYLVIGVVTFFVYAKDKRAAINGNWRVPEKTLHIFSVVGGWLGALIAQDKLRHKTQKQPFRSIYWLTVAMNVATFVWTLTPSGQATFGRWLSEVIGYL
- a CDS encoding LysE family translocator, which gives rise to MPLEQLSALALFAFVSTFTPGPNNIMLMTSGANVGFARTIPHMLGIALGFAAMLLLVGFGLMGIFNAYPVTHQILKYLSLAYLVYLAIKIALSGKAKSTEAYKPMTFIGAASFQWVNPKGWSMALTAISVYSSGSSWWELAIIAGIFTLANLPSVTFWTAAGKQLQHWLTTPVRIKSFNYGMAGLLLASTIPML
- a CDS encoding Lrp/AsnC family transcriptional regulator gives rise to the protein MDRFDERILQELKLDGRISNIELSERIGLSASATLRRVQDLERKGIIQGYRAVLDNGLMGVGFIAYVSIGLSSHSKAAQLEFEQHVSMEKEVVECHNITGANEYLLRVETKDLPGYKKFHADVLGECAQVQSITTMVVMDTPKDER
- a CDS encoding LysR family transcriptional regulator, yielding MPNTNQLLLFLDVVQQGSFTKAATLHDMDNSSLSKQIKKLEQDLGVQLLNRSTRSFSLTSAGEDILAQTYVLKDTINQIQGIADSYQSEPKGVLRITSPIYFGQQYLQPIITQFMRKYPDVQIVLSLDDKIANIIAGQFDIAFRFSKLVESNLIAKKIADSNFMLVASNDFVKEHGEPKTPQDLLALPAVIYTNGDMTVDHLRISEEPHGDTFQSLTIRGNYKVSDVRTMVSCVKDGLGYGFLDQSNLYASMKELGLVTLLPDYPISTIDTAIYAVYPHRKQTKLVKEFITTVQDYIGSPTIWEKMQQG
- a CDS encoding c-type cytochrome, with product MKTLLLITATLASGIAYAEAELPDRQTELPAVEKPQDNKYLVPRDLVDIPDGEFGDKVKLGYSLFVDSQQMRGTFVGNEQNCVNCHMQAGMKPNAAPLWGAYMAYPAYRSKNDKVNSYAERIQGCFTYSMNGLPPAEGSKEMVALTAYSYWLAMGGILDKNGMQDTPVPEISDADLQVGGKAESFPLPEELLSKYPIDDRSKLAGRGYPKIDNPEQEPSIARGEKVYQTSCQTCHGQNGEGIKGSDGRSYFPPLWGENAYNWGAGMHRVNTAAYFIYENMPLGKSQQLSIQDAWDVAAFVNSHERPQDPRYKGDVAGNTKRYHNHQGYYGKEVDGHVLGTKAYPSGKEVIQEH